One Streptomyces sp. NBC_01217 genomic region harbors:
- a CDS encoding GlsB/YeaQ/YmgE family stress response membrane protein: MSIIGWIILGLLAGAIAKVLLPGRDPGGLIGTTVIGIIGAFLGGWISTRFLDRPISNDFYDTATWVAAVGGSLVLLIVYRLLFGNSRERR, from the coding sequence ATGAGCATCATTGGTTGGATCATTCTCGGGCTGCTTGCGGGGGCCATCGCCAAGGTCCTGCTCCCGGGCCGCGACCCGGGCGGCCTGATCGGCACCACGGTCATCGGGATCATCGGTGCCTTCCTCGGCGGCTGGATATCGACGCGCTTCCTCGACCGCCCGATCTCCAACGACTTCTACGACACGGCGACCTGGGTCGCGGCCGTCGGCGGCTCGCTGGTCCTGCTGATCGTCTACCGGCTGCTCTTCGGAAACTCCCGCGAACGCCGCTGA
- a CDS encoding alpha-ketoglutarate-dependent dioxygenase AlkB family protein — protein MSGLFPRPRAVVAPGAVHVPGWLSPERQRELVVVCREWARGPVPLRHTVLPGGGVMSVQTVCLGWHWQPYRYSRTADDVNGARVAGFPAWLAELGREALAEAYGDESPVRAYAPDTALINFYDGAARMGMHQDKEERSGAPVVSLSIGDTCVFRFGNTENRGRPYTDVELASGDLFVFGGSSRFAFHGVPKVRPGTADPATGMSRGRLNLTLRETGMGTPGAPDRRQRRSREFPKSSR, from the coding sequence ATGTCCGGACTCTTTCCGCGGCCGAGGGCTGTCGTCGCGCCGGGGGCCGTGCATGTGCCCGGGTGGCTGTCGCCGGAGCGCCAACGGGAGTTGGTGGTGGTCTGCCGGGAGTGGGCGCGGGGGCCCGTGCCCCTGCGGCACACGGTGCTGCCGGGCGGCGGGGTGATGTCCGTACAGACGGTCTGTCTGGGGTGGCACTGGCAGCCGTACCGGTATTCGCGTACGGCCGACGATGTGAACGGCGCGCGGGTCGCCGGATTCCCCGCCTGGCTGGCGGAGTTGGGCCGGGAGGCGCTGGCCGAGGCGTACGGGGACGAAAGCCCGGTGCGGGCTTACGCACCGGACACCGCCCTCATCAACTTCTACGACGGTGCGGCACGGATGGGCATGCACCAGGACAAGGAGGAGCGCTCCGGTGCTCCGGTGGTGTCGCTCAGCATCGGCGACACCTGTGTCTTCCGCTTCGGGAACACGGAGAACCGCGGAAGGCCCTATACGGATGTGGAGTTGGCCTCCGGTGATCTGTTCGTCTTCGGTGGGTCTTCGCGCTTCGCGTTCCACGGTGTGCCGAAGGTCCGCCCCGGGACGGCCGACCCCGCGACGGGGATGAGCCGTGGCCGGCTCAATCTGACCCTGCGCGAGACGGGGATGGGCACCCCCGGCGCCCCCGACAGGCGTCAGCGGCGTTCGCGGGAGTTTCCGAAGAGCAGCCGGTAG
- a CDS encoding methylated-DNA--[protein]-cysteine S-methyltransferase — translation MTMYATVDSPLGELLLVGEEAAGADGGVALASLSLPGQKGAAVVQDGWIHAPEAFAKIAAQLRAYFEGRLTRFDIVYADGLGTDFQRRVWAALDSVPYGETVSYGQIAERIGTPGAGVRAVGTAIGRNPLLVVRPCHRVIGADGALRGYAGGLERKEQLLGLEGALAVR, via the coding sequence ATGACCATGTACGCAACGGTCGACAGCCCGCTGGGTGAGCTGCTGCTGGTCGGCGAGGAGGCCGCCGGTGCGGACGGCGGGGTCGCGCTCGCCTCGCTCTCGCTGCCCGGTCAGAAGGGCGCCGCGGTCGTCCAGGACGGGTGGATCCATGCGCCGGAGGCCTTCGCGAAGATCGCCGCACAGCTGCGCGCGTACTTCGAGGGGCGGCTGACCCGCTTCGACATCGTGTACGCGGACGGCCTGGGCACCGACTTCCAGCGCCGGGTCTGGGCGGCGCTGGACAGCGTCCCGTACGGGGAGACCGTGTCGTACGGACAGATCGCCGAGCGGATCGGTACGCCCGGGGCGGGCGTGCGGGCCGTGGGGACGGCGATCGGGCGCAATCCGCTGCTGGTCGTACGGCCGTGCCACCGGGTGATCGGCGCGGACGGGGCACTGCGGGGTTACGCAGGCGGTCTGGAGCGCAAGGAACAGCTTCTGGGGCTGGAAGGCGCCCTGGCGGTGCGCTGA
- a CDS encoding YajQ family cyclic di-GMP-binding protein, producing MADSSFDIVSKVERQEVDNALNQAAKEISQRYDFKGTGASISWSGEKILMEANGEERVKAILDIFQSKLIKRGISLKSLDAGEPQLSGKEYKIFATIEEGISQENAKKVAKIIRDEGPKGVKAQVQGDELRVSSKSRDDLQAVQALLKGQDFDFAVQFANYR from the coding sequence ATGGCCGACTCCAGTTTCGACATCGTCTCGAAGGTCGAGCGGCAGGAGGTCGACAACGCCCTCAACCAGGCCGCCAAGGAGATCTCGCAGCGTTACGACTTCAAGGGCACCGGTGCCTCGATCTCCTGGTCCGGCGAGAAGATCCTGATGGAGGCGAACGGCGAGGAGCGGGTGAAGGCGATCCTCGACATCTTCCAGTCCAAGCTGATCAAGCGCGGCATCTCGCTGAAGTCGCTGGACGCGGGCGAGCCGCAGCTGTCCGGCAAGGAGTACAAGATCTTCGCCACGATCGAGGAGGGCATCTCCCAGGAGAACGCCAAGAAGGTGGCGAAGATCATTCGCGATGAGGGCCCGAAGGGCGTCAAGGCGCAGGTTCAGGGCGATGAGCTGCGGGTCAGCTCGAAGAGCCGGGACGACCTGCAGGCCGTACAGGCGTTGCTGAAGGGCCAGGACTTCGACTTCGCCGTGCAGTTCGCGAACTACCGCTAG
- a CDS encoding zinc ribbon domain-containing protein produces MSRTSALIRTATCRVAHGLHEGTGEQLTARHLAQRVGWLSSLVAEVGQATIDAHWDRASVVALTSDTTPTGAKLSNQGFTACRQLWGAPGLPTGTAGSSRLACMGDELAARQLRAAAHRMTVVDSLLHGRLPEECADPVTGRTYRRRIGRLLDTGQPLPLDLFDVEQEAPRVPALVPLSATDDQFFVGQAASDEQAAHDAVDAVVELRQERNRARHRARAAGATLDRRPRVPRESGAVFVVRLRLPLVARPTTDDDWGWHRLTINIPPRYRTGTLSPPTLRVTAADVVRADVAVSVPPPPRRLAPKEKPRRVLAQDWGARRLVTATVVRAVEHDDGRREAAVDGRPLHFQIGELQAKARRISREHAKVTARIDRYERLLSGREDDALRMKKEHLEGQAARLARKQRNINTSIARLAARWSVEQALENDCDAIAVENLRTLEVRGMGRHNNERVSLALRGSTAAATREAAAAEGLAVIEVMASGTSTYCPRCDGKLRHRHHPDGGDGRGWADCPTCGFNADRDHSAAEKIGQRALHTTTVRVRRQRLRPLRSPAPTSCRGEAAAAASEHQPSGPGACRPVASPLLPATRRSEGHRSAGAGPRHEQSQAGRQRMRHPDAPVTRLETLIATHRTVLRATGSLRDRTGSAQRGTLGASGAGTASSSGSNLGRQAHEGGGKARK; encoded by the coding sequence GTGAGTCGCACATCAGCTCTGATCCGCACGGCCACCTGTCGCGTCGCACATGGCCTCCATGAAGGCACCGGCGAGCAGCTGACCGCACGTCACCTCGCCCAGCGCGTGGGCTGGCTGAGCAGCCTCGTCGCCGAAGTCGGGCAGGCGACGATCGACGCCCACTGGGACCGGGCGTCGGTAGTGGCACTCACCTCGGACACCACTCCCACCGGCGCCAAACTGTCCAACCAGGGCTTCACGGCCTGTCGGCAGCTGTGGGGCGCCCCCGGGCTCCCCACAGGCACCGCCGGTTCGTCACGCCTGGCCTGCATGGGGGACGAACTGGCCGCGCGCCAACTCCGCGCAGCCGCCCACCGCATGACGGTCGTCGATTCACTGCTGCACGGCCGACTCCCCGAGGAGTGCGCAGACCCCGTGACGGGCCGCACCTACCGGCGCAGGATCGGCCGACTGCTGGACACCGGGCAGCCACTGCCCCTCGACCTCTTCGACGTGGAGCAAGAGGCGCCGCGCGTACCGGCGTTGGTACCTCTGTCGGCCACGGACGATCAGTTCTTCGTCGGACAGGCTGCGAGTGACGAGCAGGCCGCGCACGACGCTGTGGACGCGGTGGTCGAGCTGCGGCAGGAGCGTAATCGCGCACGTCACCGTGCCCGCGCAGCAGGCGCGACCCTCGACCGGCGACCACGTGTACCGCGGGAGTCGGGAGCGGTCTTCGTCGTACGGCTCCGGCTCCCCCTGGTCGCCCGGCCCACGACGGACGACGACTGGGGATGGCACCGGCTCACCATCAACATCCCCCCGCGCTACCGGACCGGAACGCTCTCCCCGCCCACCTTGCGCGTCACGGCAGCCGATGTCGTACGGGCGGACGTCGCGGTCTCCGTGCCGCCGCCACCGCGCCGCCTCGCCCCGAAGGAGAAGCCGCGCCGTGTCCTCGCCCAGGACTGGGGCGCACGCCGACTGGTCACCGCCACGGTCGTCCGGGCGGTCGAACACGACGACGGCCGCCGCGAGGCCGCCGTCGACGGCAGACCCCTGCACTTCCAGATCGGCGAACTCCAGGCCAAGGCCCGTCGCATCAGCCGCGAGCACGCGAAGGTCACTGCCAGGATCGACCGCTACGAGCGTCTGCTGAGCGGCCGGGAGGACGACGCACTGCGTATGAAGAAGGAGCACCTGGAAGGCCAGGCGGCCCGACTCGCGCGCAAACAGCGCAACATCAACACCTCCATCGCCCGCCTCGCCGCACGCTGGTCCGTCGAACAGGCCCTGGAGAACGACTGCGACGCCATCGCGGTCGAGAACCTCAGAACCCTGGAAGTCCGCGGCATGGGCCGCCACAACAACGAGCGCGTCTCCCTCGCACTGCGCGGCAGCACGGCCGCCGCCACCCGCGAGGCCGCGGCCGCCGAAGGACTCGCCGTGATCGAGGTCATGGCGAGCGGCACCTCCACGTACTGCCCGCGCTGCGACGGAAAACTGCGTCACCGCCACCACCCTGACGGCGGGGACGGGCGCGGCTGGGCCGACTGCCCCACCTGCGGATTCAACGCCGACCGCGATCACTCCGCAGCGGAGAAAATCGGCCAACGCGCACTGCACACCACCACCGTGCGGGTACGCCGTCAGCGGCTGCGTCCGCTCAGGTCACCCGCGCCCACAAGCTGCCGAGGAGAGGCTGCTGCCGCCGCCTCGGAGCACCAACCATCAGGACCGGGCGCCTGTCGCCCGGTCGCCTCGCCCCTTCTCCCGGCCACGCGTCGGAGCGAAGGACACCGTTCGGCGGGGGCCGGTCCCAGGCATGAGCAATCCCAGGCCGGCAGGCAGCGAATGAGGCATCCCGACGCTCCGGTCACCCGGCTGGAGACCTTGATCGCCACCCACCGGACCGTGCTGCGCGCCACCGGATCCCTTCGGGACCGGACCGGCTCGGCGCAGCGTGGAACGCTCGGTGCGAGCGGGGCAGGCACGGCCTCAAGCAGCGGTTCGAACTTGGGTAGGCAGGCTCACGAGGGCGGCGGGAAGGCTCGGAAATGA
- a CDS encoding SDR family oxidoreductase, with amino-acid sequence MRIVIAGGHGQIALRLERLLAARGDEAVGVIRNPGQIEDLRAAGAEPVVLDLESASVEEVAEVLRGADAAVFAAGAGPNSGSERKETVDRGAAVLFADAAERAGVRRYVVVSSRDADPDHPGDEVFDAYLRAKGAADAYVRSRTALDWTILRPGMLTNDAGRGMVLLTASTGRGPVPRDDVAAALLELLDTPATAGLTLELIAGSVPVAVAVKGVAGN; translated from the coding sequence ATGCGCATTGTCATCGCAGGTGGACATGGTCAGATCGCGCTGCGGCTGGAGCGACTGCTCGCCGCACGCGGGGACGAGGCCGTAGGCGTCATCCGGAATCCGGGACAGATCGAGGACCTCAGAGCGGCGGGTGCCGAGCCGGTCGTCCTGGATCTCGAATCGGCCTCCGTGGAGGAGGTGGCCGAGGTGCTGCGCGGCGCCGACGCAGCGGTCTTCGCGGCCGGTGCGGGCCCGAACAGCGGCTCGGAGCGCAAGGAGACGGTGGACCGCGGCGCGGCGGTGCTGTTCGCGGACGCGGCGGAACGGGCAGGCGTACGGCGCTACGTGGTGGTCTCCTCAAGGGACGCCGACCCCGACCACCCGGGCGACGAGGTCTTCGACGCCTATCTGCGGGCGAAGGGCGCCGCGGACGCGTATGTGCGCTCCAGGACCGCACTCGACTGGACGATCCTGCGCCCCGGGATGCTGACGAACGACGCGGGCAGGGGGATGGTCCTCCTGACCGCCTCGACCGGCCGCGGACCGGTGCCGCGCGACGACGTGGCGGCGGCGCTGCTGGAGCTGCTGGACACCCCGGCGACGGCGGGCCTGACCCTGGAGCTCATCGCGGGGAGCGTGCCGGTGGCGGTCGCCGTCAAGGGCGTGGCGGGGAACTGA